Genomic DNA from Coffea arabica cultivar ET-39 chromosome 7e, Coffea Arabica ET-39 HiFi, whole genome shotgun sequence:
agcaacgtaggacgtggaaagtccaaaatacccctactgttctaagtatttcccagcagtccgtttcttcagttcagtccagtttatcacgatttttgaccaggatccattctgttttagctctgggccaaaacatgaaagttgtatttttctgaagtagctttaaaatgcctcaaagaaaacctgattcggacttgtgtacactgagttatgtccattacagtgttctgcgtttaaacagccggcgaattggtttctggtttagtaattcgagaatttgaccaagttccattagaaactggacttagtgatattcatgaacattgtagccctgagtcttagcttcgaaacggcataggtttcgccttaatccgataagcgtagcctcggataagttatttccgtttttatacgtcaaatctgtcttgtgccacattgaatttctgcacttgtccttaatacgattcttgttattatgatattgtgagcctatggaacggctcttgacataaattgttgttatgtatgatgttgggttgtgtttgagaaaaataatgaagcctaaatggctggaaaattaggtaaacacaaagggcatgctgcccgaatttttactcgagaactagaaaattatatttgcaacttgagtgaaggttaagtgattaccacttgaactagcaagaacttttgctactttgttatcgatggtatacgttaaaaacctaaacgaacttgtacccttgagaaatgaaataatgattgctcaaagtacgtttttccttgtactttcgactcgcatgaccatttcaagtataaatgttacaaagttttatcatttaaaaagtgagcgagtacctcacgagtattctccaagtgaatttcaatttcttgattcttattgaacgaaacgtctaagtttcgaactctagtcatgtttcaaagttctcaaattgagttttatcgcagatttggactccgaactcggagtataacctgaaagtgaccagtagcactatatcttttgggtgagtgctttcaaataccgaattgaacttgatacttgaacttgatacgtgaccaatctgattacatgttatatacgtgaattgtaagggcaagagtgtactttatcgcacttgcccttacgtgatatacttgtttattgttgcaattgacttgatatacttgtttatgatgcgcgcacttcctggaattccagaaaccctgtggcgagttactctagtcgagccggcaagggcttggtcgattgggtaacgaaccctgggtctcttgtattgtcgagtggagtgatatctcctcgactaatcggtatactcgagtattaccacccgtgtttattgaggattttgggcccagctgggggtttgaacggtggacggagagtcgtgtaagtggtgttctactggattggttacttacttgaaagttgacggagtgtcaactactacgggatcaagcttctggtaatgccaTGGGaattttggctcctgagagtcatccgtatccttatactttggagtgattattgtttattgtttcttttgaaaaatttctacattcgctcattttaagattgctacttgacatgttactgttcacatttatgaactctttatactcgttactttgctatatcgaaaactcgtacttataaataatggtcaatttgctatttggaacctcactgggcttttagctcattccactccatttgttttcctttcaggggtacgagcgaggtgtgagatatgtaaagtctagcatagactagttgtttgatttttgacttgtactcgcgctatttctcggatggaacatgttgtactgggattgtatacgttttgaactagtttgatgtattaagactttgtacctcgattcctatcaatgtaaattataagtttgaattgtgaatgttatttatggttcatggatgtgtgtacatgactcgattgagatagtgagtgagtcctggcgagagctgggcaggcggtccgccgaaccctttggtacgccttagggggaggtggggtcgtcacactgcCACCCAGAGCCAGAGGGGAGGCGCGGAGAGGGAAGTACCTCGTCTGCGCGAGGTGCGAGTTAGGGCTTGAGAACTTGTTTTCTCTCTTGCTccgtttttttttctctcttgtacccctctcttttttgaaTAAAGTTTGGCCTGACCgcctttttccaaaaatataaaaaataaaaataaaataaaatagaggCACCCAACATCGGCGCATTGTGCGGGTTTTCATTCCCTAGTAATTTGCTATAAACGTGAAAAAATGTAATTGAATGGTTTCCCAGTTTGGCTGATTGAGACTACTCAAGCAGATTTAGTGCGGCAGTTGCCCTGAATCTGTAAAAACGTTTATGAAGAAATGAAAGTTgtcattttgaaaaaagaaaagaaaagaaaaaggcaaaatcCAGCCCTATTCCTATTTCTTCTCTTGTCCAGACTTTCCTTTCTTTGGCTCTCCCTTCTCGCTTTTGTCCCATCTCCTTCCCCTTTCCTCTGTAATTATACCATGAAAGAGCTCCTAAAATCTCAGTCGGAACTTCCAGAGATCACACCATTCAATTTACTTTCACTAAAAGTCCAGAATGATTGAAGTATGATGATTTTGGTGAAACACCCATCTTCCCCTCTCAGTCTGGTGACTTTGTAGGCATTGAATTTGTTTATCGGTTGTTTTACATCGATCAGATGTCGATTTTTTGGGTTTCAACTAGTTGTTGAAGATTTGTGGGAAGAAGTTGGAGATTTTCCAACTCACAAGCTGACTTAGCGAGATTCAGCCTAGTCTcactgattttttatttttcagagTCGATTCAACTGAAACAATCTAAGTTCTCGGAATCGCGGCACTTTACTCATGATTTTGTATGGGCATGGACTGATCCCTATTAGAATCATCTGAGTCAACTCGGACTCGCATCATTTGGTGAACTATGGTCCTAAACATGATCAATTCAAGATCCAGTTACATCTTAAAAATCTTTTGCAATTGtttaaaacacacaaaacaaCACAATTGTACTATTAAATTGTACAAGACCATCAGGCTCAGGGCATCCTTACGCATCGCATAAGGCCACAACAGCCAatataactttaaaaaaaattagtgatGAATCTCAAAGTGGCAAATGATTGCAAATTAGCCATTGGTGATGCATCCAATTTATTTCACCTCTTTAGCCAAAGTTTATGTGTTTTTTACCTCATCAACAGTTGTGTCCTGTTTTCCCTTCTCTTTCTCGTCCTCTTCCTTGTTAGCTCttagcttttcttctttctcgGTCTTTACTTTTGCTTCTTCCTCTACCTTCAATCTTGCATCTTCCTTGGCTTGCTCAAGTGCTTTAACCAATCTCTCCAAACAAAAATCAGCATCCTCAGCAGTTGATTTTGGCATCAAATTTTCTGCAACATCTGCAGGGGTCATATTGGTTTCCTCTAGTAAGAGGCCAACCTGCGCAAACAGATAGTGTGATTCAATACTCAAGTAGATCTTTGCTAGTTCCTTGAAAGCTTCAAACCCACAATAAGATAATTCTATGTGCCTATCCATCCTCCCTCTTCGAATCAAAGCAGGATCTAGCTTCTCAACATGATTAGTTGTGAAAACGATAAGCCTTTCTTCCCCGCAAGCAGACCACAACCCATCAATGAAGTTTAGAAGTCCTGAAAGAGTGACTTGGCTGCTCTTGTTTTCCTCCATTTGCTTCATCATCTCTGTTTTTGCTGGATCTttattttcagttttatcatcTTTTTGCTCCTTTTTCTTCTCCCTTTGTCCCGTCAGGTCAAGCGAGCAATCAATATCTTCTATTACTATGATAGATTTGCTGGACGTATCTATTAGCAATTTCCTCAGCTCCGTATTGTCCTTGACCGCCGTTAACTCTAGATCATACACATCATATTTCAGAAGATTGGCCATGGCAGCGATCATGGTTGACTTGCCCGTTCCCGGAGGACCATAAAGGAGATAACCACGTTTCCATGCCTTGCCGACTTTTGCATAATACTCTTCCGCCTTACTAAACGTGATCAGATCATCCATGATTTCCTGCTTCTTCTTTGGTTCCATGGCCAAAGTGCCAAATGTAGCTGGATGCTTAAAAACTACATGGCTCCACATGCTCCTCTTGTATCCATACCAATTCTCACTCTTGTTGTTAGTGTACAGCTTCCTCTGCCTCTCTCTGACAGCAATATCCTTTCCTTCATCCAGAACatgtttcaaataatttttcgtGATGAATTCTCGATGCCTCTTGTGAAAAGTGACCATGAAGTACCTCTTCTCATCTTCTCTGGGATAAAATGAGATGGACTGCCTGTTGGGAATGTCTTGACTTGAACTCCACCAAAGCTTGATGCTTTTGTATTCATCGGTGACTTCCTCGTGGTCCTCCATACTAAGGACAACAGATTCAAAATCTTGGACAACATTGGCTTTCAGTCGCCTCGCCTGCTTGGAAGAATTCTTATCAAGATACCTTTCGATGGCTATATAGGCTTTACTACGCTCAAAGCCATCACCTTGGTATTCAGGAAATGTAATTTGGATGTAAGGGTAGATAAAACTTTTGATTTTCTGGCTATACCGAATAATTTGACCATTGAGTTCGGGAGGGAAATAGTTTTTGTACATggtccaaacaaacattatcGTTGCCATAGCAGAGCCTAGGCTCCCCCACGTCTCTCCCATGGTCATCATCGATATCTTCCTTCACAACTcctgaaaattgaaatctcGATAAGTTGTAATAGTTTTGTCTCACAATTTCTACCTTTTGTTGAGCAGTGCTCCCATGAGTTTTATTTATATGCCACGCTAAGTTCTTGACTGGTTCTTCGAAGCTGCATTATTCTTACCTTTACACGTAACATCttgacttttcttccttcttgaagGAAGTGGACATTTTGTCCTGTTAAGAAAGTTgt
This window encodes:
- the LOC140010867 gene encoding AAA-ATPase ASD, mitochondrial-like — protein: MMTMGETWGSLGSAMATIMFVWTMYKNYFPPELNGQIIRYSQKIKSFIYPYIQITFPEYQGDGFERSKAYIAIERYLDKNSSKQARRLKANVVQDFESVVLSMEDHEEVTDEYKSIKLWWSSSQDIPNRQSISFYPREDEKRYFMVTFHKRHREFITKNYLKHVLDEGKDIAVRERQRKLYTNNKSENWYGYKRSMWSHVVFKHPATFGTLAMEPKKKQEIMDDLITFSKAEEYYAKVGKAWKRGYLLYGPPGTGKSTMIAAMANLLKYDVYDLELTAVKDNTELRKLLIDTSSKSIIVIEDIDCSLDLTGQREKKKEQKDDKTENKDPAKTEMMKQMEENKSSQVTLSGLLNFIDGLWSACGEERLIVFTTNHVEKLDPALIRRGRMDRHIELSYCGFEAFKELAKIYLSIESHYLFAQVGLLLEETNMTPADVAENLMPKSTAEDADFCLERLVKALEQAKEDARLKVEEEAKVKTEKEEKLRANKEEDEKEKGKQDTTVDEVKNT